The DNA region CCATACAAAAGATGCAGTAAAAGTAGGGATTTTGAGAGAATCTCATCGTACTCCATTATGGTGCATCCATACCATGATAGTTAACGCAATGTAAATCTTTTCATGTAGACCCTCAAGTTATTTTGTAATAGATGAACACTATAAATGATATTGTTCTGTTACTTCACTAATAAAGTTGCTTTAGCTGGTATTTGCCATAAAGAGAGGACCAGTTAAACTCGTCTTTGCATGATTCAACAACACAACCAGGGCTTAATTTCAAGAGCGTTGAAATATACTACCAGCCACCTGGCACCAGAAAGTATATAGAGGGTTTGATTGTAAAAGTACTCTTATTTTGTAATTCAAGGAACTTTATTCGGACGCCACTGGGAGCTTGCCATCTGTGTCGTCCATCTTCTTCTCCTTGCCCTTGCTCATCACGACCTCTGCCGCACCAAAAGCCATGCCCTCCTTCCGCGGGAGCTCGACGATGTGGCGGATCATGTCCTTGACATTAGTGTCCGGCGACCCGCCCTCAACCATCACGGCCCTAACCTTATCCGCAAGCTCATTCGCCCtagcccgccgcgccgcgccggctgGCCCTTCGTTCATCACCTCGGCCACCGCCCTCTCCACAAGGTCCCTACCGACCTGCACCTCCAGCAGCTCCCCGGGCTTCACGAGCCCTATGTGCGTGGCTGGCACCTTCACGCCAACACGGACACCGACGCCTAGCACGTCGACGACTAGCGCCTCGTTCAGAAACTGGTCGGCGAAGTGTGGCCAGGTCAGCAGCGGCAGGCCGTGGGAGACAGCCTCCACTGTCGAGTTCCACCCACAGTGCGTCAGGAAGCCACCCACGGATGGATGTGACAGGATGGTCATCTGCGGCGCCCACCCGCGGATGACCAGGCCCCGGTCCTTGACACGGGCCTCGAACTCTACGTCGAGGCCGGCAGTCTCTTTGACTACCCAGATGAACCGCCGGCGGGATGCTTCCAgcccggcggcgagctcggcaACCTGCGGCGGGAACAGGCGGGCGATGCTGCCGAAGTTGATGTAGAGCACAGACGCCGCTGGCCGCGCGTCCAGCCAGGACACGATGTGCTCGACGTCCATGGCCGTACGGTTTTCCCTACGTGCCACCGTGCCGGCGGCGTTGgtgttgaggaggcagagcgGCCCGATTGCCCATAACTTCCGGCCGAGCGCTTCCGCGTAGCGCTCGAGGAACGCGCCCTCCAAATCCGTGCACGAGTTGACGAGTATGCCGTCGGCGGTGGCCTCGGCTTCGACCGTCTCCACCTGCTGGTTCTCCATCAGTCGCAAGCCGAACGACGTCGCCCGGTTGACAACCAGGCGCACCGGGAATTCCGGCACCTCGAACGGCTCGAAGTCGTCGGCAGCGCGGTCGCACACGTGCCGTGCTTGGGCCAGGTTGTGCATGGCGAGGAGGTTGAACGCGGACGAGGCGTGCAACACCAGCCGAGGGACGCCGAGCCGCCGCGTGACGCCCGCCGTCCACGAGCCACTCGCGTCGGCGACGAGGCAGTCCGGGCGCCTGGGCAGCGACCGGAGGTACGCCTCGAGCGGCTCGGCGAGCAGATCTATGGCTTGGTAGAACCGGATGGCGAGGGATATGTCGGTCACCATGTCGAGGCTCTCGAAGCCCTCGGGCAGGCCCACCGCGGCCCCCGGGAAGGGGAGCTCGGCGACGTCGACGGCGAGCCCCGCCCGCGCGACGTTCTCCAGGAGGGTCCTGTTGCGCGCGGCGTTCACGGGTGTCAGCACCACGGTGACGCGCGCGCCGTGGCCGGCGACGACGCGCGCCAGGTCGACCATGGGGAACACGTGGCCCTGCGCCATGAGCGGCACCAGCACGAAGTGGAGCTTCGCCGTCGCCATGGCACTCAACGGCCAGCAGCGATAGCTAGTGTTCCGGCAAAATATCAAAAGATTTGCAGCAGGCATGTGAGTTAAAATAATATGGTCGATGGATTACAAACTTGACTTCATCCATCTAGATAGGATGGGAACAcgcgtggcgtggcgtggcaTAGTTTCAGTGCACGGCGCactgtatttgtaatatttataCTAGTGTACACTATTCAACCAtcactactagaaaacggtgtatcggtaccagcacgttagtgccggtcaagaacgagccggcactaacgtgcctcaacagtgtaaggcgggcacgttagtgccggctagaattaccagccggcactaacgtgccatcCCCCCAACTGTCAGCCGGCTGCCACAACGGTCAaaacgcacgttagtgccggtcggcatatctagccggcactaacctggtcaattacaagttagtgccggctgtctgctctagccggcactaaacgtgcacagttagtgccggctaaagccactagccggcactaacttgccccgtATACCACTACAAACCcagccctccatttcatttggCACTCCTTCTTCCCGAGCCTTCAACCGAGCTCTTCTCACTCCCATGGCGTGTTacaggggaggtgctgcccatttttccccaaatttgtgaggatttcacccatccaagtgcaccaaaggttagtatcttcttccactcttctttGACAGtgtttattctttgtttcatgctttctagataaagaaaatagtgattttaaagttgaggaaaaatgagcatcattttccgatttgttcattaatttgagcaaaatagaatcgatttgttacttttttgagaaggttttctagatagtttgactatgacacatttagagtaatttttttgaattatttcacgggggcatgtgtatatgttactaTGCAAAATTTTAGAGATTTTAAGGATGAGGGACAATGAGCTAATTATTGATAAATTTCCTGCTATAGTGATAAATTTGGCTTATTTAGCTAATGAGCTAATTATTGAAATAATGGATCTGATTACACCGAAAATACGATTTTGTTAAAGAAACACTATATACCTAACTAGTGAAACGGAACAAAGCCACTCAAGAAAACTCGAAATAAAAGGACAGAACATACTTTGGGATTTGGATCATCAGCATCACATAAAGCACCAGCTAGAGTAGTATAGTTATCAGCTTCTATATGCTCCCAATTGTCACCATACACTGTCAGTAGCTTCTTCAATTTTCGCACAACAGTTTCCTTTGGAAAACCCATACTGGTCAATCTTTCCTCCAAAGTGTTTGGAGCTGCCATCCTACTAGCAATGAAGTAAGCATCAAACATGATATAAATACATATTAAAAAGGGAATGATTCACGGCATGAAAAATATTAAGATTTGCAATGCAAGATAGGCTGCAATTGTTAACAAGCTGGCAAGATATAAGCTATAAGCAACTTATATTATCTTGaactaagcatgcttcatttggTACAGTGAACCATAATTTGTGGCATTAGATCTTTATAAGAGAGGCTAGAACAAGACTTTAGGATGGAAGAGACAATTCATTC from Panicum hallii strain FIL2 chromosome 9, PHallii_v3.1, whole genome shotgun sequence includes:
- the LOC112876070 gene encoding UDP-glycosyltransferase 73C5-like; protein product: MPAANLLIFCRNTSYRCWPLSAMATAKLHFVLVPLMAQGHVFPMVDLARVVAGHGARVTVVLTPVNAARNRTLLENVARAGLAVDVAELPFPGAAVGLPEGFESLDMVTDISLAIRFYQAIDLLAEPLEAYLRSLPRRPDCLVADASGSWTAGVTRRLGVPRLVLHASSAFNLLAMHNLAQARHVCDRAADDFEPFEVPEFPVRLVVNRATSFGLRLMENQQVETVEAEATADGILVNSCTDLEGAFLERYAEALGRKLWAIGPLCLLNTNAAGTVARRENRTAMDVEHIVSWLDARPAASVLYINFGSIARLFPPQVAELAAGLEASRRRFIWVVKETAGLDVEFEARVKDRGLVIRGWAPQMTILSHPSVGGFLTHCGWNSTVEAVSHGLPLLTWPHFADQFLNEALVVDVLGVGVRVGVKVPATHIGLVKPGELLEVQVGRDLVERAVAEVMNEGPAGAARRARANELADKVRAVMVEGGSPDTNVKDMIRHIVELPRKEGMAFGAAEVVMSKGKEKKMDDTDGKLPVASE